Genomic segment of Mucilaginibacter sabulilitoris:
TAGCATCCGGAATTACATCAGGGTTGGTGCTTTATCAAGCCTGCCGGCTGATGCACGTTCTTTAATTAAAGTAACTCCACAAAATGGCCAGGGCTTATTTTATCTGAATAAATCGGTAAGCCTGGTTACTGATACCAATACACGCATGGTTACGTCGCCAAACGGAACTTTAACGCCTGTAAAAACTGTAAGCCAGGAGAACGTATCAAAAGAGACATTGTTTATTACAGGCGGCGATGACAATGGTTACGAAAAGGCAATTACTGCTTTGGGTAATATGAACATCCTGAATTCAACTTATGGCGACTACCTGTTAATTGAAAAAGCGCAAAACACCTTCTTCAAAAGCATTGACGAGAACCGCTCAAAATTATCACTGAAACAAATTGGAGGCATGAGCGACTTTTTATCAGGTATCGGTTCATTAAAAAGCGCCTACAGCTTTAAAAACAGTGACTTTAGCTTTACCCCGAAAGAAGTTGAAATACATTTTGTTGCCAACTACAGCGGCTTAAGCCCCGGCGACCGCGGTTTCTTTAATATTTACCTGAACGGATTGCTCATCAGCAGTGAAAAGCTGGATGCATCAGGAAAATTGAATACCTCGATAACCATTAACCGTTACCAGCACCACAAATACAATACGCTCGAGGCCGAGTTCAGGTTTTTCCCAACCAATGGCCATTGCCGCGACAGCTTTATCAATTTCTTTGCTGAGGTTGACGTTGATAAATCATACCTGGAATCAAAAAACCCATTCATCACCAGCAACCTGAGCTTTTACCAGTATCCGGAAGCTTTTAATACCGGTACAACCCGTATAGTGGTGAACAAAGATTATGCTAAATATGCTGCCGGCGCACTGGGCGAAATTATTTATGAGCTAAACAATAACATCAATGCCAATAATTTCCCTGAGTTTGTTTATTCAGACCAGATTCAGCCCGAAGAGCTTAAAAAATATAATATCATCGCGCTTTTGTCAAAAGAAGACAAATTATTAGATGAGTTCCCTGATGCCCCTATCAAATTTAATCGGGACTTCAGGTTGTATAATACGGATAATAATACGCCGGTTTACTCCCTGTCCGACACGGTATCGAACGGTCTGGCGCAAATATTTTATGGCCGCAGCAACAATGCTACGCTGGTAATTACGGGAACCGGCAAGCATGTAGCCGAAGCGTTTTTGGCCGCGTCAAAATCAATTACTGAACAGCTTTCAACGCTATCAAGCAACGTTTGTATATCTGATGTTAACTCTAACAAGTACCTGTTCAACATCAATAAATCAAGCGAAAACCTGGAGTATATTGATACCAAGAGCGGACTAACCCGTTTCTGGGACAGCTATAACCTGTATATACTATTAGGTATCCTGATATTGATATTGCTTTCGTTCCTGTATGTTCGGTCAAAAGTTCAAAAATCACAGGAGCTGTTTAAAGACTAAGATATTATCCTAAACATCACAAAAACATAGAGTACCTATCATGTAATTAGCCTTAAAACAAGGCTATTACATGATTTATTTTAACACTTTTATTTAAATATAATGAGTATTTCTATTCCTGAACTTTTGGTTGCCGATGGGTTCATAACACCAGCTGATCAGGAAAAAATTAATAATTTTTCAAAAAAGACGGGGTTATCATACACCAAAATAGCCCTGAACTTTGGTTATATCTCCCGCAAAAATTATGAGCGCTCATTAACCAACGCGGGTTTCACGTTTGCGCAGGTACGGAACGAGGCTTTTGATACTACGGTATTAAAAAAAGTTGAACTAAAATTCGCCAACGATCACATAGCGTTACCGCTCCGCATTGAAAACAATAAGGTAGTAACCTTAATGAGCGATCCCAGCGACCAGTTTTTTATTGATTTTATAAAATTCACTTATGACTTGGAGCCTGAAATCATCGTAGCGCATGACCTTGATATTATATGGTTAAGCCATAAGCTGCTTGG
This window contains:
- a CDS encoding cellulose biosynthesis cyclic di-GMP-binding regulatory protein BcsB, which produces MNKFLSLLAFVFLFSTATRAQSIVTFKSLGHEDDVIYGMSGANSFYVKITPLTEMNGSKLVLYFEPSQALIKERSYINIVINNKPAFSGHLTKDSIQKLTLNLTRADLSPDKYLKIQVKTLLTITDDECKDLDNPALWLKVKNYSYLSLVKSNKSFFDNVNISNCFDSKKAIVYPSNPSLHDLKAVAWAYSRLKKTQNRNIQVYEESKLPDSIRNYIRVGALSSLPADARSLIKVTPQNGQGLFYLNKSVSLVTDTNTRMVTSPNGTLTPVKTVSQENVSKETLFITGGDDNGYEKAITALGNMNILNSTYGDYLLIEKAQNTFFKSIDENRSKLSLKQIGGMSDFLSGIGSLKSAYSFKNSDFSFTPKEVEIHFVANYSGLSPGDRGFFNIYLNGLLISSEKLDASGKLNTSITINRYQHHKYNTLEAEFRFFPTNGHCRDSFINFFAEVDVDKSYLESKNPFITSNLSFYQYPEAFNTGTTRIVVNKDYAKYAAGALGEIIYELNNNINANNFPEFVYSDQIQPEELKKYNIIALLSKEDKLLDEFPDAPIKFNRDFRLYNTDNNTPVYSLSDTVSNGLAQIFYGRSNNATLVITGTGKHVAEAFLAASKSITEQLSTLSSNVCISDVNSNKYLFNINKSSENLEYIDTKSGLTRFWDSYNLYILLGILILILLSFLYVRSKVQKSQELFKD